One Peromyscus leucopus breed LL Stock chromosome 4, UCI_PerLeu_2.1, whole genome shotgun sequence genomic region harbors:
- the LOC114686032 gene encoding olfactory receptor 1B1, whose product MDCAPNASHSPIFLLLGFSRAGVPHSFLFFLFLFIYLTTILGNVTLILLISWDSRLHSPMYYLLRGLSTIDLGLSTVTLPQLLVHLASDSPAIPAARCLTQFFFFYAFGVTDTLVIAVMALDRYVAICDPLHYAFVMNQQICARLLALSWVISIVHTMLHVGLILPLCWAGDARGNVNLPHFFCDHRPLLRASCSDTHSNELAIFLEGGFLMLGPCSLIVLSYARIGATILRLPSAAGRRRAVSTCGSHLTMVGFLYGTIIWVYFQPPSQNSRNQDMVASVMYTAITPLANPFVYSLRNKDVKGALRRLLRQGRVDC is encoded by the coding sequence ATGGACTGTGCTCCTAATGCTTCACATTCTCCAATTTTCTTGCTCCTTGGATTCTCTAGGGCTGGTGTCCCTCACAgtttcctctttttcttgttcttatttatttacctgACCACCATATTGGGGAATGTGACTTTGATACTACTCATCTCCTGGGACTCCAGGCTCCACTCACCTATGTATTATCTACTGCGTGGCCTCTCCACGATAGACTTGGGGCTATCCACAGTTACCTTGCCCCAGCTGTTGGTTCATCTGGCATCTGATTCCCCAGCCATTCCTGCAGCCCGCTGTTTGACTCAGTTCTTCTTCTTTTATGCATTTGGAGTCACAGATACACTTGTCATTGCTGTCATGGCTCTggatcgctatgtggccatctgtgaCCCTCTGCACTATGCTTTCGTAATGAATCAACAAATCTGTGCGCGCTTACTGGCCTTGAGCTGGGTGATATCCATAGTACACACCATGCTGCATGTGGGGCTCATCTTGCCATTGTGTTGGGCTGGAGATGCCAGGGGCAATGTGAACCTTCCACATTTCTTTTGTGATCACCGACCACTCCTGCGAGCCTCTTGCTCTGACACACATTCCAATGAATTGGCTATATTCTTGGAGGGTGGCTTCCTCATGCTGGGCCCTTGTTCCCTTATTGTACTTTCCTATGCCCGAATAGGGGCCACCATCTTACGATTGCCTTCAGCTGCTGGTCGCCGCAGAGCAGTCTCCACCTGCGGGTCCCATCTCACCATGGTTGGCTTCCTTTATGGCACGATTATTTGGGTCTacttccagcctccctcccagaACTCCCGGAATCAAGACATGGTGGCTTCGGTGATGTACACTGCTATTACCCCATTGGCTAATCCATTTGTTTATAGTCTCCGCAATAAGGATGTGAAAGGTGCCCTCCGCAGGCTGCTGAGACAGGGAAGAGTGGACTGCTGA